Proteins encoded together in one Elusimicrobiota bacterium window:
- a CDS encoding PAS domain S-box protein, with protein MTKKKASSTKNKKNEFILKVFNQKIIAAEQVLSKQNILLKSIINSRKGILIFALDKNYCYMIFNERHRKEMKKVYNANIKLGKCMLDYITIPEVKPIAKASFDRVLNGESFIEIQKQPDLNMYYEFNWSPLKLSNGNIVGINVFIQDITNRKHAEEELKESENKYHAIFEKAPIGITHFDMNGVITSCNTRLIGILGTSIKNIIGFNMQTGVKDIQAKAAIHEVLSGKIGHFEGEYVSVVSGKSIMIKNVYSPLFSEDGLLLGGICITEDITERKKAKENIIELLNSETKFRILFESSQDAIMTLEPPSWNFTSGNPATIKMFGVKNEKEFISFPPWKLSPEFQPDGQSSNDKAKKMIEIAVLKGSNFFEWTHRRLSGEDFSATVLLTKLEHKGKELIQATVRDISTQKKVEQNMLESENKYRSLFENSNAAILITDTETGIILDANKKAEELFGRNRQEIIGMNRSKIHPLDEAEYYDKHFRNHIEKRSVDYSEATIIKKNGTQVPVQIGAVVMEIQGKKVIQGIFQDITERKKAEEILKKSAKEWQDTFDSAKDSITLISSEQRLLKLNKAACKSFGKTQEELLGKKCYEIMHGTDSPIKNCPCISALETGLECEVEIEEHGRAYLVSASPVFDDNNKLTLFVQIVKDITEHKMAEAEKLKLQAQILQSGKMAAIGQLASGVVHEINNPIGVILGFTQSIVKDIKEDDNLYKSLKSIEREAIRCKEFVRNMLTFSRVGQTEKVISNINEVIEQSISLVEAQTKVKNIQIIKSYGDNLPQIPVNKSQIQQVIINLSNNAIDAMPQGGSLTIATTQITADEKTQMTADKKSAVICDKKSVVISVTDTGSGMTEEVKKHLFEAFYTTKEAGKGTGLGLSLCYEIIQKHNGTIEAESEVGKGTTFKVKLPIG; from the coding sequence ATGACGAAAAAAAAGGCATCATCTACAAAAAATAAAAAAAATGAGTTCATATTAAAAGTATTTAATCAAAAAATTATAGCTGCAGAACAAGTGTTAAGTAAACAAAATATTCTGCTCAAATCCATCATAAATTCTAGGAAAGGTATTTTGATTTTTGCGCTTGATAAAAATTATTGTTACATGATTTTTAATGAGAGACATCGCAAGGAAATGAAAAAAGTCTATAATGCCAATATAAAGCTCGGTAAATGCATGCTGGATTACATTACAATTCCTGAAGTCAAACCCATCGCAAAGGCAAGTTTTGACCGTGTACTCAATGGGGAAAGTTTTATAGAAATACAAAAACAACCGGACCTAAACATGTATTATGAATTCAATTGGAGTCCGCTTAAGTTGTCTAATGGAAATATTGTAGGAATAAATGTTTTTATACAAGATATCACCAATCGCAAGCATGCAGAAGAAGAGTTGAAAGAAAGTGAAAATAAATATCATGCGATATTTGAGAAAGCTCCTATTGGTATCACTCATTTTGATATGAATGGAGTAATTACTTCCTGTAATACTCGTTTAATCGGAATATTGGGGACTTCAATAAAAAATATTATTGGTTTTAATATGCAAACTGGTGTAAAGGATATTCAGGCGAAAGCCGCAATCCATGAAGTCCTTTCGGGTAAGATCGGACATTTTGAAGGTGAATATGTTTCCGTTGTCAGTGGAAAGTCTATCATGATAAAAAATGTGTATTCACCACTTTTTTCCGAAGATGGTTTGTTACTGGGAGGCATTTGTATTACCGAAGACATTACTGAACGCAAGAAGGCGAAAGAAAATATAATTGAACTTTTAAACAGCGAAACTAAATTTCGTATTCTTTTCGAGAGTTCGCAGGATGCTATAATGACTCTTGAACCGCCTTCGTGGAATTTCACTTCCGGTAATCCTGCAACAATAAAGATGTTTGGTGTTAAGAACGAAAAGGAATTTATTTCTTTCCCTCCCTGGAAACTTTCACCGGAATTCCAGCCAGATGGTCAATCTTCAAATGATAAAGCAAAGAAAATGATTGAGATAGCCGTGCTTAAAGGTTCTAACTTCTTTGAATGGACGCACAGACGACTAAGCGGAGAGGATTTTTCCGCAACCGTTTTACTAACAAAATTAGAGCATAAGGGAAAAGAACTGATTCAAGCTACAGTCAGAGATATCAGCACACAAAAAAAAGTGGAGCAGAATATGCTGGAAAGTGAAAATAAGTATAGAAGCTTATTTGAAAATTCTAATGCTGCAATACTTATTACAGATACAGAAACCGGAATAATCCTTGACGCAAACAAAAAAGCTGAAGAATTATTTGGAAGAAACAGACAGGAAATCATTGGAATGAATCGTTCTAAAATACATCCTTTAGATGAAGCTGAATATTATGATAAGCATTTTCGGAATCATATTGAAAAAAGAAGTGTAGATTATTCTGAAGCAACAATTATTAAGAAAAACGGAACTCAAGTCCCGGTACAAATAGGCGCTGTTGTAATGGAAATTCAAGGAAAAAAAGTAATCCAGGGTATATTCCAGGATATCACTGAACGCAAGAAAGCAGAAGAAATACTGAAAAAATCGGCAAAAGAATGGCAGGATACATTTGATTCAGCAAAGGATAGTATAACGTTAATTTCTTCTGAACAAAGATTATTAAAATTAAATAAAGCAGCGTGTAAATCTTTTGGCAAAACACAAGAAGAGCTTTTAGGTAAAAAGTGTTATGAAATTATGCACGGAACAGACAGTCCGATTAAAAACTGCCCGTGTATATCTGCATTAGAAACGGGTTTAGAATGCGAAGTGGAAATTGAAGAACATGGACGGGCATATCTGGTATCAGCATCTCCGGTGTTTGACGATAATAATAAATTAACGTTGTTTGTGCAGATAGTTAAAGATATTACCGAGCACAAGATGGCAGAAGCAGAGAAATTAAAACTTCAGGCGCAAATTCTTCAGTCGGGTAAGATGGCAGCGATAGGGCAATTGGCATCAGGAGTGGTCCATGAAATAAATAATCCGATTGGAGTGATATTAGGATTTACTCAAAGTATAGTTAAAGATATAAAAGAGGATGACAACTTATATAAGTCATTGAAATCAATAGAACGTGAAGCGATAAGATGTAAGGAGTTTGTGAGAAATATGCTGACATTTTCCAGGGTAGGTCAAACGGAGAAAGTGATATCTAATATCAATGAAGTAATAGAGCAATCAATATCACTGGTGGAGGCACAGACAAAGGTCAAGAATATACAGATTATAAAGAGTTATGGAGATAATTTACCACAAATACCGGTGAATAAGAGCCAGATACAGCAGGTAATAATAAATCTAAGTAATAATGCGATAGATGCAATGCCTCAAGGTGGCTCTTTAACAATCGCCACAACGCAGATTACTGCAGATGAAAAAACACAGATGACCGCAGATAAAAAATCAGCGGTAATCTGCGATAAAAAATCAGTGGTCATCAGCGTTACCGATACGGGAAGTGGAATGACGGAAGAAGTAAAAAAGCATCTGTTTGAAGCATTTTATACGACAAAAGAAGCAGGCAAGGGGACAGGATTAGGATTAAGTTTATGTTATGAAATAATTCAAAAACACAATGGAACAATTGAAGCAGAAAGTGAAGTAGGCAAAGGAACAACATTTAAAGTAAAGTTACCAATAGGTTAA
- a CDS encoding response regulator gives MQKKILIIDDEKGIQDLFKFLLEPKGFQVFTANDGLEGVEMVKKDSYDVIFLDVHMPRMTGPEALKKIKQMKPNQVVVIFSSSSDPNFTFESEAKQLGAYTCIYKPVDISEILDIIDKAIKAT, from the coding sequence ATGCAAAAGAAAATACTAATTATTGATGATGAAAAAGGGATACAGGATTTGTTTAAATTTTTATTAGAGCCGAAAGGATTCCAGGTTTTTACAGCCAATGATGGATTAGAAGGTGTGGAAATGGTTAAAAAAGATTCATATGATGTTATTTTTCTGGATGTTCATATGCCAAGAATGACAGGACCAGAAGCACTTAAGAAAATTAAACAAATGAAACCTAATCAGGTTGTAGTAATTTTCAGTAGCAGTTCAGACCCTAATTTTACTTTCGAATCAGAAGCAAAACAACTAGGAGCATATACTTGTATTTATAAACCAGTAGATATATCAGAGATATTAGACATAATAGATAAAGCAATAAAAGCAACGTAG